One window from the genome of Vanessa tameamea isolate UH-Manoa-2023 chromosome 13, ilVanTame1 primary haplotype, whole genome shotgun sequence encodes:
- the Polr2d gene encoding DNA-directed RNA polymerase II subunit Rpb4: MSGPVQDVIEEDAADLQFPKEFENAETLLISEVDMLLEHRKAQNESAEEEQEFSEVFMKTLTYTNMFKKFKNKETITAVRNLLQSKKLHKFEVASLANLCPETPEEAKALIPSLEGRFEDEELRILLDDIQTKRSIQY, from the exons ATGTCTGGACCCGTTCAAGATGTAATTGAAGAAGACGCTGCTGATTTACAATTTCCTAAAG aatttgaAAATGCGGAAACGCTATTAATATCTGAAGTTGACATGTTACTGGAACATAGAAAAGCTCAAAATGAATCAGCAGAAGAGGAACAAGAGTTTTCTGAAGTGTTTATGAAGACACTTACATACACCaatatgtttaagaaatttAAGAACAAAGAAACCATAACTGCTGTCAGGAA tctaCTCCAGTCTAAGAAGTTACATAAGTTTGAAGTTGCAAGTTTGGCAAATTTATGTCCAGAAACACCAGAAGAAGCAAAAGCATTGATTCCATCTTTAGAAGGGAGATTTGAAGATGAAGAACTCAGAATATTATTAGATGACATACAAACAAAACGTAGTATACAgtactaa